A window from Rhizosphaericola mali encodes these proteins:
- a CDS encoding UxaA family hydrolase encodes MSAKVLKVSPKDNVLVALQDLSKDDTVTYEGINYTLVEDIPAKHKFFMQDMKLGDEIMMYGVLVGKAQNFIPMGSRMTVENTKHAALPFYYRSVDYHWTIPDITKFQGRTFDGYYRSDGRVGTENYWLFIPTVFCENRNLDVIKECLWNELGYGVIDKYKDYTRQLLDLYKNGNDLSEEVIKIKEASIPTHRIFPNVDGIKFLNHEGGCGGTRQDAETLSKLLAAYADHPNVAGITVLSLGCQHLQVANFKKDLFERNPDFDKPLLIFEQQSSKSEDQLIRDAIRETIIGLSVINKIERKAASLDNLVIGVKCGGSDGFSGISANPTVGYLADMIVALGGKVLLAEFPELCGVEQNLIDRATERETAEKFIDLMKTYNQQAENVGSGFYMNPSPGNIKDGLITDAIKSAGAAKKGGTSPVIDVLDYTEKATKPGLSLVCTPGNDVEATTGKTAAGATLILFTTGLGTPTGNPICPVIKVASNSQLATKMSDIIDIDTGAIIYGEKNIKQMAEEILELCIKVASGKMITKAMALNQDDFIPWKRGVSL; translated from the coding sequence ATGTCTGCGAAAGTATTAAAAGTGAGTCCAAAAGATAATGTGTTGGTAGCATTACAAGATTTATCAAAGGACGATACTGTAACGTACGAAGGTATTAATTACACATTGGTTGAGGATATTCCTGCGAAGCATAAATTTTTCATGCAAGATATGAAACTCGGAGATGAGATCATGATGTATGGTGTCTTGGTCGGTAAGGCTCAAAATTTCATTCCTATGGGGAGTCGTATGACGGTTGAAAATACAAAACATGCTGCGTTGCCATTTTATTATAGATCAGTAGATTATCATTGGACAATTCCAGATATTACTAAATTTCAAGGTCGAACGTTTGATGGATATTATCGTAGTGACGGACGTGTAGGCACTGAAAATTATTGGCTTTTTATCCCGACGGTATTTTGTGAAAATAGAAATTTGGATGTGATAAAAGAATGCCTTTGGAATGAATTAGGATATGGTGTAATAGATAAATATAAAGATTACACTCGTCAATTATTGGATTTGTATAAAAATGGAAACGATTTATCGGAAGAGGTAATTAAGATAAAAGAAGCTAGTATTCCTACTCACCGTATTTTTCCAAATGTAGATGGAATAAAATTTTTAAATCATGAAGGTGGATGTGGCGGCACTCGACAAGATGCTGAGACTTTGAGTAAATTACTTGCAGCTTATGCTGATCATCCAAATGTAGCAGGTATAACTGTTTTGAGTTTGGGATGTCAACATTTACAAGTGGCTAATTTTAAAAAGGATTTATTTGAACGTAATCCTGATTTTGATAAACCGCTTTTAATATTTGAACAACAGAGTAGTAAAAGTGAGGATCAATTGATTAGAGATGCTATTCGTGAAACTATTATAGGTTTGTCGGTAATTAATAAAATAGAGCGGAAAGCTGCAAGTTTGGACAACTTGGTTATTGGCGTTAAATGTGGAGGAAGTGATGGGTTTAGTGGTATATCTGCAAATCCTACAGTTGGCTATTTAGCAGATATGATAGTAGCATTAGGTGGAAAAGTTTTATTAGCTGAATTTCCTGAATTATGTGGTGTTGAGCAAAATTTAATAGATCGAGCTACAGAAAGAGAAACCGCTGAAAAGTTTATTGATTTAATGAAAACATACAATCAACAAGCGGAAAATGTAGGTTCTGGTTTTTATATGAATCCCTCTCCTGGTAATATTAAAGATGGATTAATAACCGATGCGATAAAATCCGCAGGAGCGGCTAAGAAAGGAGGAACTTCTCCTGTTATCGATGTATTAGATTATACTGAGAAAGCGACTAAACCAGGGCTGAGTTTAGTTTGTACTCCTGGTAATGATGTTGAGGCGACTACTGGTAAAACAGCAGCAGGAGCAACTCTTATATTGTTTACAACTGGTTTAGGTACTCCAACTGGAAATCCTATATGTCCAGTGATTAAGGTGGCAAGTAATTCTCAATTAGCTACAAAAATGTCTGACATTATTGATATAGATACTGGTGCAATTATTTATGGTGAAAAAAATATTAAGCAAATGGCAGAAGAAATATTAGAATTATGTATCAAAGTTGCAAGTGGTAAAATGATTACCAAAGCAATGGCATTAAATCAAGATGATTTTATTCCTTGGAAAAGGGGAGTCTCATTGTAA
- a CDS encoding L-fucose dehydrogenase, with product MNLNLKDKVIIVTGGAKGIGAGIVKALSQEDAIPVIIGRSEEDNVKMLTSLNKGFQIEAELSDPFSIERVINKVIAQYGRIDGLINNAGQNDGVGLENGNYEDFLKSYHKNVVHYYLLAHYSLPYLKKSQGAIVNISSKTAETGQGNTSGYAASNGARNALTREWAVELLKYNIRVNAIIVAECMTPQYETWIETLTNPTESLQSITKNIPLGKRMTTVEEIADMAIFLLSEKSSHTTGQLIHVDGGYVHLDRALANA from the coding sequence ATGAATTTAAATTTAAAAGATAAAGTAATTATAGTCACCGGAGGAGCAAAGGGTATTGGCGCAGGGATTGTAAAAGCGCTTTCTCAAGAAGATGCTATTCCTGTAATAATTGGACGAAGTGAAGAAGATAATGTAAAAATGCTTACTAGTTTGAATAAAGGCTTTCAAATTGAGGCAGAATTGTCTGATCCGTTTTCTATAGAGAGGGTAATAAATAAAGTAATAGCGCAGTATGGAAGGATTGATGGGTTGATTAATAATGCTGGACAAAATGATGGTGTGGGTTTAGAAAATGGCAATTATGAAGATTTTTTAAAATCTTATCACAAAAATGTAGTTCATTATTATTTATTGGCACACTATAGTTTGCCCTATCTTAAAAAATCACAAGGAGCTATTGTAAATATTTCTTCCAAAACAGCTGAAACAGGACAAGGAAATACCTCTGGATATGCGGCGTCAAATGGTGCAAGAAATGCATTAACAAGAGAATGGGCGGTAGAACTATTAAAATATAATATAAGGGTTAATGCCATAATTGTCGCTGAGTGCATGACTCCGCAATATGAAACTTGGATTGAAACTTTAACGAACCCTACAGAATCTTTACAATCAATAACTAAAAATATACCCTTAGGAAAAAGAATGACAACTGTAGAAGAAATTGCAGATATGGCAATTTTTTTATTGTCAGAAAAATCTTCACATACAACTGGACAATTAATACATGTAGATGGCGGTTATGTACATCTGGATCGAGCTTTAGCTAATGCCTAA
- a CDS encoding amidohydrolase family protein, producing MIKIDSHQHFWNFDPIRDSWIDDTMSVLQRDYLPDELSSILKKNEILGCVAVQASESLEENEFLIDLMQKNEIIKGVVGWLDLTQKDVSVDLEKYHNSIYMKGFRYVLQDKKPRDLILNPLFLHNLEKLGLRNFTYDILIFPDQLASVIEMVKKLPNQKFVLDHIAKPNIKNGEMSSWCENIKVLSKYSNVYCKVSGLVTEADWQKWEKEDFYPYLDVLIDAFGINRLMFGSDWPVCNLGGTYEQVVNIVDQYFNAFSIEEKERFYGLNTIEFYSLSNF from the coding sequence ATGATAAAAATCGATAGTCATCAACATTTTTGGAATTTTGATCCTATAAGAGATAGTTGGATAGATGATACTATGAGCGTACTACAAAGAGATTATCTTCCTGATGAATTGTCTTCTATTTTAAAAAAAAATGAGATTTTGGGATGCGTCGCTGTTCAAGCATCAGAATCCCTGGAAGAAAATGAATTCTTAATCGATTTGATGCAAAAAAATGAGATTATAAAAGGTGTAGTTGGTTGGTTAGATTTAACCCAAAAAGATGTAAGTGTAGATTTAGAAAAATATCATAATAGTATCTATATGAAAGGTTTTAGATATGTATTGCAAGATAAAAAGCCACGTGATTTGATTTTAAATCCTTTGTTTTTGCATAATTTAGAGAAACTAGGATTGCGAAATTTTACATATGATATACTCATTTTTCCTGATCAATTAGCCTCTGTTATTGAAATGGTTAAAAAGTTACCAAATCAAAAATTTGTACTGGATCACATAGCCAAACCCAATATTAAAAATGGTGAAATGTCTTCTTGGTGTGAAAATATAAAAGTCCTTTCAAAATATTCAAATGTATATTGTAAAGTTAGTGGGTTAGTAACTGAGGCTGATTGGCAAAAATGGGAAAAGGAAGATTTTTATCCATATTTAGATGTTTTGATAGATGCATTCGGAATAAATAGGTTAATGTTTGGCTCAGATTGGCCAGTCTGTAATCTTGGAGGAACTTATGAGCAAGTGGTAAATATCGTCGATCAATATTTCAATGCATTTTCCATTGAGGAGAAAGAACGATTCTATGGACTTAATACTATAGAATTTTATAGTTTGTCTAATTTTTAA
- a CDS encoding fumarylacetoacetate hydrolase family protein produces the protein MKLIRFGKFEEEQTGVIINDKRYSTADFGEDYDEKFFATNGIERLHQYIELNKNSLVEISPDIRLGSPIARPSKIICIGLNYALHAKETNAEIPEEPIIFFKSTTSLCGPNDQVVIPKNSKKTDWEVELAVIIGKKASYIEVDNALDYVAGYALHNDYSEREFQLERGGQWVKGKSCDTFAPLGPYLATKDEIKDPNNLNLWLKLNGRTVQNSTTSDFIFNVQSVVAYLSQFMTLLPGDIISTGTPSGVGLGMNPQVYLQPGDVIELGIEGLGTSTQTAIAYNSSL, from the coding sequence ATGAAATTAATCAGATTTGGAAAGTTTGAAGAAGAGCAGACTGGTGTAATTATAAATGATAAACGTTATAGTACTGCAGATTTTGGTGAAGATTATGATGAGAAATTCTTTGCGACAAACGGCATAGAACGTTTGCATCAATATATAGAACTTAATAAAAATAGTTTGGTAGAAATATCTCCAGATATACGTCTGGGTAGTCCGATTGCACGTCCGTCGAAGATTATTTGTATTGGATTGAACTATGCATTGCATGCAAAAGAAACCAATGCTGAGATACCAGAGGAGCCAATTATATTTTTCAAATCGACTACTTCTCTTTGTGGTCCAAATGATCAAGTAGTTATTCCCAAAAACTCTAAAAAGACAGATTGGGAAGTTGAGTTGGCTGTAATAATTGGAAAAAAAGCATCCTATATTGAAGTTGACAATGCATTGGACTATGTTGCTGGATATGCACTACACAATGATTATAGCGAAAGAGAATTCCAATTAGAACGAGGAGGGCAGTGGGTAAAAGGTAAAAGTTGTGATACTTTTGCTCCATTAGGCCCTTATTTGGCTACAAAGGATGAAATTAAAGATCCTAATAATTTGAATCTTTGGCTAAAATTGAATGGTCGTACCGTCCAAAATAGCACTACTTCAGATTTTATTTTCAATGTACAATCTGTAGTTGCATATTTGAGTCAGTTTATGACTTTACTCCCGGGTGATATTATTTCAACAGGAACTCCGTCTGGTGTTGGCTTGGGCATGAATCCTCAAGTGTATTTGCAACCAGGAGATGTGATAGAATTAGGTATTGAAGGGTTAGGAACTTCTACACAAACAGCAATTGCATATAATTCAAGTTTATAG
- a CDS encoding SDR family NAD(P)-dependent oxidoreductase, which yields MKLINKIAVVTGAGSGIGKAVAMNLAKNGAHVIILDFNDAAAKITADEIILEGGVAHYYKTDVSNQTNVIEVFSKIEKIDILINSAGVSHIGQATNTSEADFDRVYNVNVKGVYNCLFAALPKLQKNGGGVIINMASIAAHVGLNDRFAYSMSKGAVFAMTLSVAKDYIKDGIRCNSISPARVHTPFVDGFLAKNYPGKEKEMFEKLSATQPIGRMATPDEIAYLIAYLVSDEASFITGTDYPIDGGFLKLNS from the coding sequence ATGAAATTAATTAACAAAATAGCAGTTGTTACTGGCGCGGGAAGTGGTATTGGCAAAGCTGTAGCAATGAATTTGGCCAAGAATGGGGCGCACGTAATTATTCTTGATTTTAATGATGCCGCTGCCAAAATTACGGCAGACGAAATTATTTTGGAAGGAGGAGTCGCTCATTATTATAAAACGGATGTATCCAATCAAACAAATGTCATAGAGGTCTTTTCTAAAATTGAAAAAATTGATATCTTAATTAATAGTGCAGGAGTATCTCATATTGGTCAAGCTACCAATACTAGTGAAGCTGATTTTGATCGTGTATATAATGTGAATGTTAAGGGCGTATACAATTGTTTATTTGCAGCTTTACCCAAATTGCAAAAAAATGGAGGTGGTGTAATTATTAATATGGCCTCTATCGCTGCACATGTTGGTCTCAATGATCGTTTTGCCTATTCTATGAGTAAAGGTGCAGTGTTTGCAATGACACTGTCAGTCGCCAAAGATTATATTAAAGATGGTATTCGTTGCAATAGTATTTCACCAGCTCGTGTTCATACTCCTTTTGTGGATGGCTTTCTAGCAAAAAACTATCCTGGTAAAGAAAAGGAAATGTTTGAAAAACTATCGGCTACGCAACCAATCGGTAGAATGGCGACTCCTGATGAAATCGCTTATTTAATTGCTTATCTAGTATCAGATGAAGCGAGTTTTATTACAGGGACAGATTATCCGATCGATGGCGGTTTTTTAAAATTAAATAGTTAA
- a CDS encoding L-rhamnose mutarotase has product MAIKYFALDLVNEPNLIQEYEKYHENIWPEIKNSIVASGINNMEIYRTGNRLFMVMEISGTYDEKIKTENDINNPIVQEWECLMWKYQQALPWARPGEKWIELKSIFSLHSK; this is encoded by the coding sequence ATGGCAATTAAATATTTTGCTTTAGACTTAGTTAATGAGCCAAATTTAATACAAGAGTATGAAAAGTATCATGAAAATATTTGGCCTGAAATCAAGAATAGTATTGTTGCGTCAGGCATAAATAATATGGAAATCTATAGAACTGGTAATCGACTTTTTATGGTTATGGAAATCTCTGGCACATATGATGAAAAAATCAAAACGGAGAATGATATTAATAACCCAATAGTTCAGGAGTGGGAATGCTTAATGTGGAAATATCAACAAGCACTACCTTGGGCAAGACCTGGCGAAAAATGGATCGAATTGAAATCAATTTTTAGTTTACATTCAAAATAG
- the fucP gene encoding L-fucose:H+ symporter permease → MNSKNKLSIALLTSLFFFWGFIHNLDPILIPHLRNAFNLSHLQSSFIDSSVYVAYFFMAIPAGIIMRKAGYKNGIISGLLLFGIGCFLFVPAANSISYPFFLTALFIVACGLTTLETAANPYVAVLGDPEKGPQRLNFAQSFNGLAAFLAPIIGGKFILTNHVITPEELSKLSDTARRLYIQSETSTVKMPYVILGIIILILAAVFYFVKLPSINQNNSNTNNIFQALKIKNVKSAITAQFFYIGAQVCILSFIVVFATEVVKINSDNAPKYAGYAGLAFLLGRFFGTFLMRFFNATKLLIYFSLIAFLLTIYIVTGQGITTLFAIIGVAFCMSIMYPTIFALGIQGAGNETESVSSLIVMSIVGGAVLPPLLGWISDKTGIFQWGYVVPAFCFLIVLIFAIKNRNYTLRENKIGGH, encoded by the coding sequence ATGAATTCGAAAAACAAATTATCGATTGCTTTATTAACCTCATTATTTTTTTTCTGGGGTTTTATTCACAATTTAGATCCAATTTTAATTCCTCATCTAAGGAACGCATTTAATTTATCCCATTTACAATCTTCTTTTATCGATTCCTCGGTTTATGTCGCCTATTTTTTTATGGCAATACCTGCTGGAATTATTATGAGGAAGGCTGGTTATAAAAATGGAATTATTTCCGGACTATTGTTATTTGGAATCGGGTGTTTTTTATTTGTTCCCGCTGCCAATAGTATTAGTTATCCATTTTTTCTGACTGCATTGTTTATTGTTGCATGTGGTCTCACTACATTAGAAACGGCTGCTAATCCCTATGTTGCCGTATTAGGAGATCCGGAAAAAGGTCCACAACGATTAAATTTTGCCCAATCTTTTAATGGCTTGGCTGCATTTCTTGCACCTATTATCGGTGGTAAATTTATATTAACTAATCATGTCATAACTCCCGAAGAATTAAGTAAATTATCTGATACAGCTAGAAGACTATATATTCAATCTGAAACATCAACAGTAAAAATGCCTTATGTTATATTGGGTATCATAATTTTAATATTAGCAGCAGTTTTTTATTTTGTGAAATTACCTTCAATCAATCAAAATAATTCGAATACTAATAATATTTTTCAAGCATTAAAAATAAAGAATGTAAAGAGTGCCATAACTGCACAATTTTTTTATATAGGTGCTCAAGTTTGTATTTTAAGTTTTATTGTAGTCTTTGCAACTGAAGTTGTAAAAATAAATAGTGATAATGCTCCGAAATACGCAGGATATGCTGGCTTAGCATTTCTGTTAGGTAGATTTTTTGGAACATTTCTGATGAGATTTTTTAATGCAACAAAATTATTAATTTACTTTTCTCTTATAGCCTTTTTGCTCACTATTTATATAGTAACTGGGCAAGGTATTACTACATTATTTGCAATTATTGGGGTCGCATTTTGTATGTCTATTATGTATCCAACAATATTTGCTTTAGGAATACAAGGTGCTGGAAATGAAACAGAATCCGTATCAAGTCTTATTGTAATGTCTATTGTTGGTGGGGCAGTATTACCACCATTGTTAGGTTGGATTTCGGATAAAACAGGCATATTTCAATGGGGATATGTTGTGCCAGCTTTTTGTTTTTTAATTGTTTTGATATTTGCAATTAAAAACAGAAACTACACTCTTCGTGAAAATAAAATAGGAGGGCATTAA
- a CDS encoding TolC family protein, which yields MYKKIIVSAFIFLMSFVQLKAQDSLMKNHIYSLDNCIDIAIKNNPDVTTKSYLASSSKIGLEQAKSNVFPSLNAYLGHSLYNGRSINIYTNSYVNQSFNSGNYNVTTSLTLWNGSSIQNYIKKCALDYKASELELQQAKDNLTFQIILDYLSVLASNEQLIIAKSQVETTLEQLRTMQVKFDNGVVGMGDLSDIKGQYSKNELMVVQQKNALENAKLTLAQTMNVAYDSAIHLEDISMMTSPKEYPSSIEDIYISAASKLAIVKAADARLASAFKNIQYIKSQRMPSLVLSGGAYTNYSSVATTSTLLSTSDVANGSYALINNEKYPVYESQSTYASHNISFGSQWKNNINTSVVLGLNIPIFNSFQVKNKIKQAKLDQAQADYTSKTLRVQLRQAVERDYFNMKFSFDGFKKLAEQVNEYTTSLKAATIKFENGVLTTVDYILTKNNYDQANMNLVAAKYDYIMRTKILDYYLNDLK from the coding sequence ATGTATAAAAAAATTATAGTTTCTGCTTTTATTTTCTTAATGAGTTTTGTGCAATTGAAAGCGCAGGATTCTTTAATGAAAAATCATATTTATAGTTTGGATAATTGTATTGATATCGCGATAAAAAATAATCCAGACGTAACGACTAAATCCTATTTGGCCTCCTCTTCCAAAATCGGATTAGAACAAGCGAAATCAAATGTTTTTCCAAGTTTAAATGCCTATTTGGGACATTCTTTATATAATGGACGTAGTATTAATATTTATACGAATTCCTATGTGAATCAGTCGTTCAATTCGGGTAATTATAATGTGACGACTAGTTTAACACTATGGAATGGATCTAGTATTCAAAATTATATTAAAAAATGTGCTTTAGATTATAAAGCTTCAGAACTAGAATTACAACAAGCAAAGGATAATCTTACCTTTCAGATAATATTAGATTATCTTTCTGTTTTGGCGTCTAATGAACAATTAATTATTGCAAAATCTCAAGTGGAGACAACGCTTGAGCAGTTAAGGACAATGCAAGTAAAATTTGATAATGGTGTTGTGGGTATGGGAGATCTTTCGGATATTAAAGGACAATATTCTAAGAATGAATTAATGGTTGTGCAGCAAAAAAATGCTTTAGAAAATGCAAAATTGACATTGGCACAAACTATGAATGTCGCTTATGACTCAGCAATTCATTTGGAAGATATTTCAATGATGACTTCGCCCAAAGAATATCCCTCATCTATTGAGGATATTTATATCTCTGCAGCTTCTAAATTAGCGATTGTAAAAGCTGCGGATGCAAGATTAGCTAGTGCATTTAAGAATATTCAATATATAAAAAGTCAAAGAATGCCGTCTTTAGTGTTATCTGGTGGCGCATATACTAATTACTCAAGTGTGGCAACTACTTCTACTTTATTGAGTACGTCTGATGTTGCGAATGGCTCTTATGCCTTAATTAATAATGAGAAATATCCTGTATATGAATCACAATCTACTTATGCTTCACATAATATTTCTTTTGGTAGTCAATGGAAAAATAACATTAATACTTCTGTTGTTTTAGGTTTGAATATTCCTATTTTTAATAGTTTTCAAGTAAAAAATAAAATTAAGCAAGCGAAATTAGATCAAGCGCAAGCAGATTATACTTCTAAAACATTAAGAGTGCAGCTACGTCAAGCTGTGGAGAGAGATTATTTCAATATGAAATTTTCGTTTGATGGATTTAAAAAATTGGCTGAACAAGTAAATGAGTATACTACCTCTCTAAAGGCAGCGACTATAAAATTTGAAAATGGCGTACTTACGACTGTAGATTATATTCTTACTAAAAATAATTATGATCAAGCAAATATGAATCTTGTGGCAGCTAAATACGATTATATCATGCGTACTAAGATTTTAGATTATTATTTAAATGATTTAAAATAA
- a CDS encoding ABC transporter ATP-binding protein, with translation MIQLKNIFKWVQQGGNRIFLLKDIHLEIQQGDFISIMGPSGSGKSTLLNILGMLDLPDEGSYSFMGEEMYSWKEKQRQAIFKENIGFVFQAYHLIDELTVYENIETPLLYHNIKRAERQSLVADILDRFNIVGKKDLFPSQLSGGQQQLVGIARALITNPKLILADEPTGNLSSKQGEEIMEIFKKLNEDGVTIIQVTHSEKNAAYANKTIQLLDGRIEN, from the coding sequence ATGATACAACTTAAGAATATATTCAAATGGGTACAGCAAGGCGGAAATCGTATTTTTTTACTAAAAGATATCCATCTCGAAATTCAACAAGGTGATTTTATTTCTATCATGGGTCCATCTGGTTCTGGAAAGTCTACGCTGTTGAATATTTTAGGAATGTTGGATTTGCCTGATGAAGGAAGTTATAGTTTTATGGGAGAAGAAATGTATAGTTGGAAAGAAAAGCAACGCCAAGCCATTTTCAAGGAAAATATAGGTTTTGTATTTCAAGCGTATCATTTGATTGACGAATTGACCGTTTACGAAAATATTGAAACGCCTTTACTATATCATAATATCAAGCGTGCAGAGCGTCAATCACTTGTTGCGGATATTTTAGATCGATTCAATATCGTTGGAAAAAAAGATCTATTCCCTTCACAATTGTCAGGTGGCCAACAACAGTTGGTAGGAATCGCGCGGGCATTAATCACTAATCCTAAACTCATATTGGCAGATGAACCAACTGGGAATCTTAGTTCTAAACAAGGAGAGGAGATTATGGAGATTTTCAAAAAGTTGAATGAAGATGGCGTTACAATTATTCAAGTGACTCATTCAGAAAAAAATGCGGCCTACGCCAATAAAACTATACAACTTTTAGATGGACGAATTGAAAATTAA
- a CDS encoding alpha/beta hydrolase family protein — protein sequence MKPYSKIILFILFSIFLHGAVFGQSTDITIKDIQIVNQDDTLSGSIFIPKKYYAAVVLIHGSGQEKRMTDFATLLANEGIAVLTYDKRGVGRSGGIYAGPEVGTNNIDSANLHLLASDGSIAIDTLKKYINRTCFNVGLLGCSQAGFIIPLIAQKNKQVRFVVIFSGPLITARKQLRFQFYTNGNLNFWNEHTETEVRQHIFNDADKYNFVDTDPCKSLSQLNIFGLWIFGGKDIQVPVQLSIEHLNSLKKKNKHYEYLLFPSLGHNTAFSNSKQPMVAAIKWIQNLRFKN from the coding sequence ATGAAACCTTATTCTAAAATTATATTATTTATACTATTTTCCATTTTTCTTCATGGTGCAGTATTTGGTCAATCTACCGATATAACTATAAAAGATATACAAATTGTGAATCAAGATGATACTTTATCGGGATCAATATTTATTCCAAAGAAATATTATGCCGCTGTTGTGCTGATTCATGGATCTGGTCAAGAAAAAAGAATGACAGATTTTGCAACACTTTTGGCTAACGAAGGAATTGCCGTATTAACCTATGATAAACGAGGTGTCGGACGATCTGGTGGCATTTACGCAGGTCCTGAAGTTGGAACGAATAATATTGATTCTGCAAATCTACATTTGCTGGCTTCTGATGGAAGCATTGCAATAGACACTTTAAAAAAATATATAAATAGAACCTGTTTTAATGTTGGATTGCTCGGTTGTAGTCAAGCTGGATTTATTATCCCATTAATTGCTCAAAAAAATAAGCAAGTACGATTTGTTGTTATTTTTAGTGGTCCACTTATAACCGCTCGCAAACAATTAAGATTTCAATTTTATACAAATGGAAATCTTAATTTTTGGAATGAGCATACTGAGACTGAGGTTCGTCAGCATATATTTAATGATGCGGATAAATATAATTTTGTAGATACGGATCCTTGCAAATCCCTATCGCAATTAAATATTTTTGGTCTATGGATTTTCGGAGGAAAAGATATTCAAGTGCCAGTGCAGCTATCAATCGAGCATCTCAATTCGCTTAAAAAGAAAAATAAGCACTATGAATATTTATTATTCCCGTCATTAGGACACAATACTGCTTTTTCAAATTCAAAACAACCAATGGTTGCCGCTATTAAATGGATTCAAAACCTTCGATTTAAAAATTGA